One segment of Phaeacidiphilus oryzae TH49 DNA contains the following:
- a CDS encoding MFS transporter has protein sequence MAVSPPASSPPATVLARPGPPRARLGRHPAVTLTVIAATQLMVVLDVTIVNIALPHIQRALHFSTTDLTWVVNAYTLTFGGLLLLGGRLGDILGRRRVFITGVLLFAGASMLGGFAPDSGWLLAARALQGVGGAIASPTALALIATNFAEGPERNRAFGVLSAVAGAGGAIGLLAGGMLTSWLSWRWVLFVNVPIGIAIAVLAPLYINESERHPGRFDLTGALTSTAGLGSLVFGFIRAAQHGWSDPVALGAFGAAALLLTAFLLVERRTAQPITPLRLFRERNRSGSFAMMMLLAAAMFSVFFFLTLFVQNILGYSPLRAGVAFLPISAAIIVAAQFSSRLQSRFGPKPFLATGALLTTVGLFWLTRTSAHTGYVDGMLGPTLLFGLGMGLIFVPVMLIAVSGVPVEETGAATGMLNTTQQVGGSLGLSILTTVFATATRNEGRHQAADFLAHASPQQLAQFKHTGQLPAPYASQVLAHGIARAYEMGVVFGVLALLIAVFVIRAGRTGEPAADSLPAGGA, from the coding sequence ATGGCCGTATCCCCACCAGCGAGCTCACCACCGGCCACCGTTCTGGCGCGACCCGGACCGCCCCGCGCGCGGCTCGGCAGGCATCCCGCCGTGACCCTGACCGTGATCGCCGCGACCCAGCTGATGGTGGTCCTCGACGTCACCATCGTGAACATCGCACTGCCGCACATCCAGCGCGCACTGCACTTCTCCACCACCGACCTCACGTGGGTCGTCAACGCCTACACCCTCACCTTCGGCGGACTCCTCCTGCTGGGCGGGCGGTTGGGCGACATCCTCGGCCGCCGCCGGGTGTTCATCACCGGCGTGCTGCTCTTCGCCGGCGCCTCGATGCTCGGCGGCTTCGCCCCCGACTCCGGCTGGCTGCTGGCCGCACGCGCCCTCCAGGGCGTCGGCGGCGCCATCGCCTCGCCCACCGCGCTGGCACTGATCGCCACCAACTTCGCCGAGGGCCCCGAGCGCAACCGGGCGTTCGGCGTCCTCTCCGCGGTGGCCGGGGCCGGCGGCGCCATCGGACTGCTGGCCGGCGGAATGCTCACCTCCTGGCTGTCCTGGCGGTGGGTGCTCTTCGTCAACGTGCCGATCGGCATCGCCATCGCCGTCCTCGCCCCGCTCTACATCAACGAGTCCGAACGGCATCCCGGCCGCTTCGACCTGACGGGCGCGCTGACCTCCACGGCCGGACTCGGCTCCCTGGTCTTCGGCTTCATCCGGGCCGCCCAGCACGGCTGGTCGGATCCCGTGGCACTGGGGGCGTTCGGCGCGGCCGCACTGCTCCTCACCGCCTTCCTCCTGGTCGAGCGGAGGACCGCGCAGCCGATCACGCCGCTCCGGCTGTTCCGGGAGCGCAACCGCAGCGGCAGCTTCGCGATGATGATGCTGCTGGCCGCGGCGATGTTCTCGGTCTTCTTCTTCCTGACCCTCTTCGTGCAGAACATCCTCGGCTACAGCCCGCTGCGGGCCGGCGTCGCCTTCCTGCCGATCAGTGCGGCGATCATCGTCGCGGCGCAGTTCTCCTCGCGCCTGCAGAGCCGGTTCGGCCCCAAACCCTTCCTGGCCACCGGTGCGCTGCTGACCACTGTCGGGCTGTTCTGGCTCACCCGCACCAGCGCCCACACCGGCTATGTGGACGGCATGCTCGGCCCGACGCTGCTCTTCGGACTCGGGATGGGGCTGATCTTCGTCCCGGTGATGCTGATCGCGGTCTCGGGAGTGCCGGTGGAGGAGACCGGCGCCGCCACCGGGATGCTCAACACCACGCAGCAGGTGGGGGGTTCACTGGGGTTGTCCATCCTCACCACGGTCTTCGCCACCGCCACCCGCAACGAGGGACGGCACCAGGCGGCGGACTTCCTGGCGCACGCGTCCCCGCAGCAGCTCGCCCAGTTCAAGCACACCGGCCAGCTGCCCGCGCCGTACGCCTCGCAGGTGCTCGCCCACGGCATCGCCAGGGCGTATGAGATGGGCGTGGTCTTCGGCGTCCTCGCGCTGCTGATCGCGGTCTTCGTGATCCGCGCCGGGCGGACCGGCGAACCCGCCGCCGACAGCCTCCCCGCGGGCGGCGCCTGA
- the rarD gene encoding EamA family transporter RarD, with protein sequence MGRQSERTGIWLGAAAYGLWGLFPLYWPLLKPSGAGEILASRMAWSLVAVAVILLVRRQWSWLRPLLRQPRRLLVLACAATVISVNWGVYIWAVNDGRVVEAALGYFINPLVTIALGVLVLRERLRPAQWAAVGIGAVAVLVLALGYGRLPWVALVLAFSFGSYGLLKKKAALGGLESLAAETGLQFLPAVAYLLVINLAASGGGTYRGGSPGHVALLALSGVVTAIPLLCFGAAAVRIPLSTIGLLQYLAPIFQFLLGVTVDHEHMPLGRWLGFALVWLALVLLTADAIRAGRAGRAGRAGRAGRRPGLPLPDGPAPVPAAATGPAPADASEQL encoded by the coding sequence ATGGGACGGCAGAGCGAGCGCACCGGCATCTGGCTGGGCGCGGCGGCGTACGGACTGTGGGGCCTCTTCCCCCTGTACTGGCCGCTGCTGAAGCCCAGCGGGGCCGGTGAGATCCTGGCCAGCCGGATGGCCTGGTCGCTGGTGGCGGTGGCGGTGATCCTGCTGGTCCGGCGCCAGTGGTCCTGGCTGCGCCCGCTGCTGCGGCAGCCCCGGCGGCTGCTCGTCCTGGCCTGCGCGGCGACCGTCATCTCGGTCAACTGGGGCGTCTACATCTGGGCGGTCAACGACGGCCGGGTGGTCGAGGCGGCCCTCGGCTACTTCATCAACCCGCTGGTCACCATCGCCCTGGGGGTGCTGGTCCTGCGCGAGAGGCTGCGGCCCGCGCAGTGGGCGGCGGTCGGCATCGGCGCCGTCGCGGTGCTCGTCCTGGCCCTCGGCTACGGGCGACTGCCCTGGGTGGCCCTGGTCCTCGCCTTCTCCTTCGGCAGCTACGGACTGCTGAAGAAGAAGGCCGCGCTCGGCGGGCTGGAGAGCCTGGCCGCGGAGACCGGCCTGCAGTTCCTGCCCGCCGTGGCCTACCTCCTGGTCATCAACCTGGCCGCGAGCGGCGGCGGCACCTACCGCGGCGGCTCCCCCGGCCATGTCGCCCTCCTCGCGCTGAGCGGCGTGGTCACCGCGATCCCGCTGCTCTGCTTCGGCGCCGCCGCGGTCCGGATCCCGCTCAGCACCATCGGCCTGCTCCAGTACCTGGCGCCGATCTTCCAGTTCCTCCTCGGGGTCACCGTCGACCACGAGCACATGCCGCTGGGCCGCTGGCTCGGCTTCGCCCTGGTCTGGCTGGCCCTGGTCCTCCTCACCGCCGACGCGATCCGCGCCGGACGGGCCGGACGGGCCGGCCGGGCCGGGCGGGCCGGGCGCCGCCCCGGCCTCCCGCTGCCGGACGGACCCGCACCGGTCCCGGCCGCCGCCACCGGCCCGGCCCCGGCGGACGCCTCCGAGCAGCTCTGA
- a CDS encoding ABC-F family ATP-binding cassette domain-containing protein, giving the protein MGHLEASHLEYYLPDGRVLLGDASFRVGERSVAALVGANGAGKTTLLRLLSGELRPHGGTVTSSGGVGVMRQFVGSVRDESTVRDLLVSVAPPRIRTAAAAVDAGEHLIMTVDDEAAQMKYAQALADWAEAGGYEAETVWDMCTMAALGVPYEKAQWRQVRTLSGGEQKRLVLEALLRGPDEVLLLDEPDNYLDVPGKRWLEERLGETGKTVLFVSHDRELLARAAKRIIAVEPSPAGSDVWVHGGGFGTFHEARQERFARFEELRRRWDEKHAQLRRLVQDLQQYAARSDEMASRYQAAKTRLRRFEEIGPPPEPPRKQEIRMRLQGGRTGVRAVTCEELELTGLMKPFSLEVFYGERVAVLGSNGSGKSHFLRLLAGEEVPHEGLAKLGARVVPGHFAQTHAHAELLGRTLVDILWTEHARDRGKAMSALRRYELERQGDQVFERLSGGQQARFQILLLELQGTTLLLLDEPTDNLDLESAEALQEGLESYQGTVLAVTHDRWFARSFDRYLVFGSDGRVRETPEPVWDEQRVQRAR; this is encoded by the coding sequence ATGGGACACCTGGAAGCCTCGCACCTCGAGTACTACCTGCCGGACGGGCGCGTGCTCCTCGGCGACGCGTCGTTCCGGGTGGGCGAGCGCTCGGTCGCGGCCCTGGTGGGGGCGAACGGCGCGGGCAAGACGACCCTGCTGCGGCTGCTCTCCGGGGAGCTCAGACCGCACGGCGGGACGGTGACGTCCAGCGGCGGGGTCGGCGTGATGCGGCAGTTCGTCGGGTCGGTGCGGGACGAGAGCACCGTCCGCGACCTGCTGGTCTCCGTCGCCCCGCCGCGGATCCGGACGGCCGCGGCGGCCGTGGACGCCGGGGAGCACCTGATCATGACGGTCGACGACGAGGCCGCCCAGATGAAGTACGCCCAGGCGCTGGCCGACTGGGCGGAGGCCGGCGGCTACGAGGCCGAGACCGTCTGGGACATGTGCACCATGGCGGCGCTCGGCGTCCCCTACGAGAAGGCCCAGTGGCGACAGGTGCGCACCCTCTCCGGCGGCGAGCAGAAGCGGCTGGTGCTGGAGGCGCTGCTGCGCGGCCCGGACGAGGTACTGCTCCTCGACGAGCCGGACAACTATCTGGACGTCCCCGGCAAGCGGTGGCTGGAGGAGCGGCTCGGCGAGACCGGCAAGACGGTCCTCTTCGTCTCGCACGACCGGGAGTTGCTGGCCCGGGCCGCCAAGCGGATCATCGCGGTGGAGCCGAGCCCGGCCGGCTCGGACGTCTGGGTGCACGGCGGCGGCTTCGGCACCTTCCACGAGGCCCGCCAGGAGCGCTTCGCCCGCTTCGAGGAGCTGCGCCGCCGCTGGGACGAGAAGCACGCCCAGCTGAGGCGGCTGGTGCAGGACCTCCAGCAGTACGCCGCCCGCAGCGACGAGATGGCCTCCCGCTACCAGGCGGCGAAGACCCGGCTGCGGAGGTTCGAGGAGATCGGCCCGCCGCCGGAGCCGCCGCGCAAGCAGGAGATCCGGATGCGGCTGCAGGGCGGCCGCACCGGCGTCCGCGCCGTCACCTGCGAGGAGCTCGAACTCACCGGGCTGATGAAGCCGTTCTCACTGGAGGTCTTCTACGGCGAGCGGGTCGCCGTGCTCGGCTCCAACGGCTCGGGCAAGTCGCACTTCCTGCGGCTCCTCGCGGGCGAGGAGGTCCCGCACGAGGGCCTGGCGAAGCTGGGCGCGCGGGTCGTACCGGGCCACTTCGCGCAGACCCACGCACACGCCGAACTGCTCGGCCGGACGCTGGTCGACATCCTGTGGACCGAGCACGCCCGGGACCGCGGCAAGGCGATGTCCGCGCTCCGCCGCTACGAGCTCGAACGCCAGGGCGACCAGGTCTTCGAACGGCTCTCCGGGGGGCAGCAGGCCCGCTTCCAGATCCTGCTCCTCGAACTTCAGGGCACCACCCTGCTGTTGCTCGACGAGCCCACCGACAACCTCGACCTGGAGTCGGCGGAGGCGCTGCAGGAGGGCCTGGAGTCGTATCAGGGCACCGTCCTCGCGGTCACCCACGACCGCTGGTTCGCCCGCTCCTTCGACCGGTACCTGGTCTTCGGCAGCGACGGCCGGGTACGCGAGACGCCGGAGCCGGTCTGGGACGAGCAGCGCGTCCAGCGCGCCCGGTAG
- a CDS encoding vitamin B12-dependent ribonucleotide reductase, which translates to MTDTTSGSARGSKAKGGKTATGAGKSVKSNGSGHGGLRVERVYTTPGVHPYDEVNWVRRDVVMTNWRDGSINFEQRGVEFPDSWSVNSINIVTSKYFRGALGTPQREWSLKQLIDRVVKTYRAAGEENGYFASSDDAEIFEHELAHALLHQVFSFNSPVWFNVGTKQPQQVSACFILSVDDSMESILDWYKEEGMIFKGGSGAGLNLSRIRSSKELLSSGGNASGPVSFMRGADASAGTIKSGGATRRAAKMVVLDVDHPDVEAFIETKVKEEEKIRALRDAGFDMDLGGDDIASVQYQNANNSVRVSDEFMNAVENGTEFGLRGRLDGEVIETVDAKGLFRKMAEAAWACADPGIQYDSVINHWHTCPESGRINASNPCSEYMHLDNSSCNLASLNLMKFLRDDEQGHQSFDAVTFAKVVELVITAMDISICFADFPTEKIGETTRAYRQLGIGYANLGALLMATGHAYDSDGGRALAGAITSLMTGTAYKRSAELAGVVGPYDGYARNAEPHQRVMRQHSDANGTAVRMDDLDTPVWAAATETWQDVLRLGAQHGFRNAQASVLAPTGTIGLMMDCDTTGVEPDLALVKFKKLVGGGSMQIVNNTVPRALKRLGYQDEQVEAIVAHIAEHGNVIDAPGLKPEHYEVFDCAMGERSISPMGHVRMMAAIQPWISGAISKTVNMPASATVEDVEEIYFEAWKMGVKALAIYRENSKVGQPLSAKKKEEAKAEAAEPEKVVEYRPVRKRLPKGRPGITTSFTVGGAEGYMTANSYPDDGLGEVFLKMSKQGSTLAGMMDAFSIAVSVGLQYGVPLETYVSKFTNMRFEPAGLTDDPDVRMAQSIVDYIFRRLALDFLPFETRSALGIHSAEERQRHLETGSYESDEFEDGDEVDVEGLAQSAPRVEQAPARKQEESKPAKTAPAHNSTELLEIQQGIAADAPLCFSCGTKMRRAGSCYVCEGCGSTSGCS; encoded by the coding sequence ATGACAGACACGACCAGCGGCTCCGCACGTGGGTCCAAGGCGAAGGGCGGCAAGACCGCCACGGGGGCCGGGAAGTCCGTTAAGTCGAATGGGTCGGGCCACGGGGGCCTCCGCGTCGAGCGTGTCTACACCACCCCCGGGGTGCACCCGTACGACGAGGTGAACTGGGTGCGCCGGGACGTCGTGATGACGAACTGGCGTGACGGCTCGATCAACTTCGAGCAGCGCGGTGTCGAGTTCCCCGACTCCTGGTCGGTCAACTCGATCAACATCGTGACCAGCAAGTACTTCCGCGGCGCGCTCGGCACCCCGCAGCGCGAGTGGAGCCTCAAGCAGCTCATCGACCGGGTGGTGAAGACCTACCGCGCGGCCGGTGAGGAGAACGGTTACTTCGCGTCCTCCGACGACGCCGAGATCTTCGAGCACGAGCTGGCGCACGCCCTCCTCCACCAGGTGTTCAGCTTCAACTCGCCGGTCTGGTTCAACGTCGGCACCAAGCAGCCGCAGCAGGTCTCGGCCTGCTTCATCCTCTCCGTCGACGACTCCATGGAGTCGATCCTCGACTGGTACAAGGAAGAGGGGATGATCTTCAAGGGCGGCTCGGGCGCCGGCCTGAACCTCTCCCGCATCCGCTCCTCCAAGGAGCTCCTCTCCTCCGGCGGGAACGCCTCGGGCCCGGTCTCCTTCATGCGCGGCGCCGACGCCTCGGCCGGCACCATCAAGTCCGGCGGCGCCACCCGCCGGGCCGCCAAGATGGTCGTGCTGGACGTCGACCACCCGGACGTCGAGGCCTTCATCGAGACCAAGGTGAAGGAGGAGGAGAAGATCCGCGCGCTGCGCGACGCGGGCTTCGACATGGACCTCGGCGGCGACGACATCGCCTCCGTGCAGTACCAGAACGCCAACAACTCCGTCCGGGTCTCGGACGAGTTCATGAACGCCGTGGAGAACGGCACCGAGTTCGGCCTGCGCGGCCGGCTGGACGGCGAGGTCATCGAGACCGTCGACGCCAAGGGCCTGTTCCGCAAGATGGCCGAGGCCGCCTGGGCCTGCGCCGACCCGGGCATCCAGTACGACTCCGTGATCAACCACTGGCACACCTGCCCGGAGTCGGGCCGGATCAACGCCTCCAACCCGTGCTCCGAGTACATGCACCTGGACAACTCCAGCTGCAACCTGGCCTCGCTGAACCTGATGAAGTTCCTCCGCGACGACGAGCAGGGCCACCAGTCCTTCGACGCGGTCACCTTCGCCAAGGTGGTGGAGCTGGTCATCACCGCGATGGACATCTCCATCTGCTTCGCCGACTTCCCGACCGAGAAGATCGGTGAGACCACCCGCGCCTACCGCCAGCTCGGCATCGGCTACGCCAACCTCGGCGCGCTGCTGATGGCGACCGGCCACGCGTACGACTCGGACGGCGGCCGCGCCCTGGCCGGCGCCATCACCTCGCTGATGACCGGCACCGCGTACAAGCGCTCCGCCGAGCTGGCCGGCGTCGTCGGCCCGTACGACGGCTACGCCCGCAACGCCGAGCCCCACCAGCGGGTGATGCGCCAGCACTCGGACGCCAACGGCACCGCCGTCCGGATGGACGACCTGGACACCCCGGTGTGGGCCGCCGCCACCGAGACCTGGCAGGACGTGCTGCGCCTCGGCGCCCAGCACGGTTTCCGCAACGCGCAGGCCTCGGTGCTCGCCCCGACCGGCACCATCGGCCTGATGATGGACTGCGACACCACCGGCGTCGAGCCCGACCTGGCCCTGGTCAAGTTCAAGAAGCTGGTCGGCGGCGGCTCGATGCAGATCGTCAACAACACGGTGCCGCGCGCCCTCAAGCGCCTCGGCTACCAGGACGAGCAGGTCGAGGCGATCGTCGCGCACATCGCCGAGCACGGGAACGTCATCGACGCCCCCGGCCTCAAGCCCGAGCACTACGAGGTCTTCGACTGCGCCATGGGCGAGCGCTCCATCTCGCCGATGGGCCACGTCCGGATGATGGCCGCGATCCAGCCCTGGATCTCCGGTGCCATCTCCAAGACCGTGAACATGCCGGCCTCGGCCACGGTCGAGGACGTCGAGGAGATCTACTTCGAGGCCTGGAAGATGGGGGTCAAGGCGCTCGCCATCTACCGCGAGAACTCGAAGGTCGGCCAGCCGCTCTCGGCCAAGAAGAAGGAGGAGGCCAAGGCGGAGGCCGCCGAGCCGGAGAAGGTGGTCGAGTACCGCCCGGTCCGCAAGCGCCTGCCGAAGGGCCGTCCCGGCATCACCACCTCCTTCACGGTGGGCGGCGCCGAGGGCTACATGACCGCCAACTCCTACCCGGACGACGGCCTGGGCGAGGTCTTCCTCAAGATGTCCAAGCAGGGTTCGACCCTCGCGGGCATGATGGACGCCTTCTCCATCGCGGTCTCGGTCGGCCTGCAGTACGGCGTGCCGCTGGAGACCTACGTCTCCAAGTTCACCAACATGCGGTTCGAGCCGGCCGGTCTGACCGACGACCCGGACGTGCGGATGGCGCAGTCGATCGTCGACTACATCTTCCGCCGCCTGGCGCTGGACTTCCTGCCCTTCGAGACCCGCTCCGCGCTCGGCATCCACTCCGCCGAGGAGCGCCAGCGCCACCTGGAGACCGGCTCCTATGAGTCGGACGAGTTCGAGGACGGCGACGAGGTGGACGTCGAGGGCCTGGCCCAGTCCGCCCCGCGGGTCGAGCAGGCCCCGGCCAGGAAGCAGGAGGAGTCGAAGCCCGCCAAGACGGCGCCGGCCCACAACTCCACCGAACTGCTGGAGATCCAGCAGGGCATCGCCGCCGACGCGCCGCTCTGCTTCTCCTGCGGCACCAAGATGCGCCGCGCCGGCTCCTGCTACGTCTGCGAGGGCTGCGGCTCCACCAGCGGCTGCAGCTGA
- the nrdR gene encoding transcriptional regulator NrdR, whose product MHCPFCRHPDSRVVDSRTTDDGAAIRRRRQCPECNRRFTTVETAALMVIKRSGVTEPFSRDKVISGVRKACQGRPVTEDALAQLGQRVEEAVRLTGSAELSTHDVGLAILGPLKELDVVAYLRFASVYQAYESLEDFEAAIAELRGDRPPAADPDAEAPVPAPAAR is encoded by the coding sequence ATGCATTGCCCGTTCTGCCGGCATCCCGACAGCCGCGTGGTGGACTCCAGGACCACCGACGACGGCGCGGCCATCCGCCGCCGCCGTCAGTGCCCGGAGTGCAACCGCCGCTTCACCACGGTCGAGACCGCCGCGCTCATGGTCATCAAGCGCAGCGGCGTCACCGAGCCGTTCAGCAGGGACAAGGTGATCTCCGGGGTCCGCAAGGCCTGCCAGGGCCGACCGGTCACCGAGGACGCCCTGGCCCAGCTCGGCCAGCGGGTGGAGGAGGCGGTCCGGCTCACCGGCAGTGCCGAACTCTCCACCCACGACGTCGGGTTGGCCATACTCGGCCCGCTCAAGGAGCTGGACGTGGTGGCCTATCTGAGGTTCGCCTCGGTGTACCAGGCATACGAATCGCTCGAAGACTTCGAGGCGGCCATCGCGGAGCTCCGCGGTGATCGGCCTCCGGCCGCGGACCCGGACGCGGAAGCGCCCGTGCCCGCCCCCGCCGCGCGGTGA
- the lexA gene encoding transcriptional repressor LexA: MDHTDHNSQDGPPPAASGLVPDQPVEHSPMDHSPAEDAPAPAARSLPGRPPGIRTDESGLTERQRRVIEVIRDSVQRRGYPPSMREIGQAVGLSSTSSVAHQLMALERKGFLRRDPHRPRAYEVRGVEVARPEAAERPSRPSTSYVPLVGRIAAGGPILAEQSVEDVFPLPRQLVGDGELFALKVSGDSMIEAAIMDGDWVTVRRQPVAENGDIVAAMIDGEATVKRLKREDGHIWLMPHNAAYQPIPGDNATILGKVVAVLRRV; this comes from the coding sequence ATGGACCACACGGATCACAACTCACAGGACGGACCGCCTCCGGCGGCCTCCGGTCTCGTTCCCGACCAGCCCGTCGAGCATTCCCCCATGGACCATTCCCCCGCAGAGGACGCACCTGCTCCGGCCGCTCGCTCGCTTCCCGGCCGGCCGCCCGGAATCCGCACCGACGAATCCGGCCTGACGGAGCGTCAGCGGCGGGTCATCGAGGTGATCCGGGATTCCGTCCAGCGCCGCGGATACCCGCCGTCCATGCGGGAGATCGGCCAGGCGGTCGGGCTTTCCAGCACCTCTTCGGTGGCGCATCAGCTGATGGCGCTGGAGCGCAAGGGATTCCTCCGTCGCGACCCCCACCGGCCGCGCGCCTACGAGGTCCGCGGGGTGGAGGTCGCCCGCCCGGAGGCCGCAGAGCGGCCCAGCCGCCCGTCCACCTCCTACGTCCCGCTGGTCGGCCGGATCGCGGCCGGCGGCCCGATCCTCGCCGAGCAGTCGGTCGAGGACGTCTTCCCGCTCCCCCGGCAGCTGGTCGGCGACGGCGAGCTGTTCGCGCTGAAGGTCAGCGGTGACTCGATGATCGAGGCCGCGATCATGGACGGCGACTGGGTCACCGTCCGCCGCCAGCCGGTCGCGGAGAACGGCGACATCGTCGCGGCGATGATCGACGGCGAGGCGACGGTGAAGCGGCTGAAGCGCGAGGACGGCCACATCTGGCTGATGCCGCACAACGCGGCGTACCAGCCGATCCCGGGCGACAACGCGACCATCCTCGGCAAGGTCGTGGCGGTGCTCAGGCGCGTCTGA
- a CDS encoding ATP-dependent DNA helicase: MTNKLPLPGEGEEDAPGEPGGDPAGDPAAVPDRTSELLHAAVEAVGGTERPGQVRMAKAVADAVESGEHLLVEAGTGTGKSLAYLVPALAHGDRVVVATATLALQRQLVERDLPRTVEAVRPILRRKPLYAMLKGRSNYLCLHRLHEGAPADDGEGLFDPAEALGAQAGPSSKLGKDIVRLRDWADETETGDRDDLSPGVSDKAWSQYSVSSRECLGATRCPYGQDCFAEQARERAKLADVVVTNHALLAIDTLEGAPVLPEHGLLIVDEAHELVSRVTGVATAELSPTTLNRAVRRAAKLANEKAVDALQAAAENYHGLMEVAQPGRLEELPENLGYAVAAVRDACREVIVSLGEVRDRKVADEDAVRKQALASVEHIHETAERLIEGSPFDVVWVELNDRLGGMGAASLRVAPLTVSGLLRENLYQDRSVVLTSATLKLGGDFNGPALSVGLGPDGRLPDERGPADVPGAYGGRGGGRGRAPGTDETGGSKDDLGEELPVATPPWRGIDVGSPFEYRKQGILYVARHLPPPGREPDRPEMLDELSDLIQAAGGRTLGLFSSMRGARAAAEKLRERIDHPILLQGEETLGELIRRFAADAETCLFGTLSLWQGVDVPGSACQLVVMDRIPFPRPDDPLMSARQRAVEQHGGNGFMAVAATHAALLMAQGSGRLVRSSEDRGVVAVLDPRLATARYGGFFRSSMPDFWYTTDRNQVRRSLAAINENAPPVRKRD; this comes from the coding sequence ATGACGAACAAGCTCCCCCTGCCCGGTGAGGGCGAAGAAGACGCGCCGGGCGAGCCCGGCGGCGACCCCGCCGGCGATCCCGCCGCCGTTCCCGACCGCACCAGCGAGCTCCTCCACGCGGCGGTCGAGGCGGTCGGCGGCACCGAGCGCCCCGGCCAGGTGCGGATGGCCAAGGCCGTCGCCGACGCCGTCGAGTCGGGGGAGCACCTCCTGGTCGAGGCCGGCACCGGCACCGGAAAGTCCCTCGCCTACCTGGTGCCCGCCCTCGCCCACGGCGACCGGGTGGTGGTCGCCACCGCGACCCTGGCCCTGCAGCGCCAGCTGGTGGAGCGCGACCTCCCGCGGACGGTCGAGGCGGTGCGCCCCATCCTCCGCCGCAAGCCGCTGTACGCCATGCTGAAGGGCCGTTCCAACTATCTCTGTCTCCACCGCCTCCACGAGGGCGCGCCGGCCGACGACGGCGAGGGCCTCTTCGACCCGGCCGAGGCCCTGGGCGCGCAGGCCGGCCCCAGCAGCAAGCTGGGCAAGGACATCGTCCGGCTGCGCGACTGGGCCGACGAGACCGAGACCGGCGACCGGGACGACCTCTCGCCCGGCGTCTCCGACAAGGCCTGGTCCCAGTACTCGGTCAGCTCCCGGGAGTGCCTGGGCGCCACCCGCTGCCCGTACGGCCAGGACTGCTTCGCCGAGCAGGCCCGGGAGCGGGCCAAGCTGGCCGACGTGGTGGTGACCAACCACGCCCTCCTCGCCATCGACACCCTGGAGGGCGCCCCGGTCCTCCCCGAGCACGGCCTGCTGATCGTCGACGAGGCGCACGAGCTGGTCTCCCGGGTGACCGGGGTGGCCACCGCCGAGCTCAGCCCGACGACCCTGAACCGCGCCGTGCGGCGGGCCGCCAAGCTGGCCAACGAGAAGGCCGTGGACGCCCTCCAGGCGGCCGCGGAGAACTACCACGGCCTGATGGAGGTGGCCCAGCCCGGCCGCCTGGAGGAGCTGCCCGAGAACCTCGGCTACGCGGTCGCCGCGGTCCGGGACGCCTGCCGTGAGGTGATCGTCTCGCTGGGGGAGGTCAGGGACCGCAAGGTCGCCGACGAGGACGCGGTCCGCAAGCAGGCGCTGGCCTCGGTGGAGCACATCCACGAGACCGCGGAGCGGCTGATCGAGGGTTCGCCCTTCGACGTGGTCTGGGTCGAGCTCAACGACCGCCTCGGCGGGATGGGCGCGGCCTCGCTGCGGGTCGCCCCGCTCACCGTCTCCGGCCTGCTCCGGGAGAACCTCTACCAGGACCGCTCGGTGGTCCTCACCTCCGCGACCCTCAAGCTGGGCGGGGACTTCAACGGCCCGGCGCTCTCCGTCGGCCTCGGCCCGGACGGCCGGCTGCCGGACGAGCGGGGCCCGGCCGACGTCCCCGGCGCGTACGGGGGCCGGGGCGGGGGCCGCGGCCGCGCGCCCGGTACGGACGAGACCGGCGGCAGCAAGGACGATCTCGGGGAGGAGCTGCCGGTGGCCACGCCGCCCTGGCGCGGCATCGACGTCGGCTCCCCCTTCGAGTACCGGAAGCAGGGCATCCTCTATGTCGCCCGGCACCTCCCTCCGCCCGGCCGCGAGCCGGACCGGCCGGAGATGCTGGACGAGCTCTCCGACCTGATCCAGGCGGCCGGCGGCCGTACCCTCGGGCTGTTCTCCTCGATGCGCGGTGCGCGGGCCGCGGCGGAGAAGCTCAGGGAGCGGATCGACCACCCGATCCTCCTCCAGGGCGAGGAGACCCTGGGCGAGCTGATCCGGCGCTTCGCGGCGGACGCCGAGACCTGCCTGTTCGGCACCCTCTCGCTGTGGCAGGGGGTCGACGTCCCCGGCTCCGCCTGCCAGCTGGTGGTGATGGACAGGATCCCGTTCCCGCGGCCGGACGACCCGCTGATGAGCGCCCGGCAGCGGGCGGTCGAACAGCATGGCGGGAACGGCTTCATGGCCGTCGCCGCCACCCATGCCGCGCTGCTGATGGCCCAGGGCTCGGGCCGGCTGGTCCGCTCCTCGGAGGACCGCGGGGTCGTCGCGGTGCTGGACCCTCGGCTGGCCACGGCCCGCTACGGCGGCTTCTTCCGCTCCTCGATGCCGGACTTCTGGTACACCACCGACCGCAACCAGGTGCGGCGCTCGCTCGCGGCGATCAACGAGAACGCGCCGCCGGTACGCAAGCGCGACTAG